A stretch of Allostreptomyces psammosilenae DNA encodes these proteins:
- a CDS encoding DUF3320 domain-containing protein has translation MLDRPTTGTARPGSSDPGLDRLRAVLDGWRKSLLDLGGQNRLLNFRHARNSTLELTFPDAATVLSGLAAGWEFARVKAEPEDDEGTPGPSAGRALDRSPGLLTQKTTQASLEAALHQLRSKSGQVFNDYGLWVLWLGVGMLRWRENGAEESSLAPVLLVPVELRRDRRGSLRLHPAEEQERIHNPALAVKLERLGVDWGPVAATDVWDVPAVIAAAREVAATQQRWAVEERVVLGLFASHKEAMYRDLQQNEQQILDHPLVRAVALGPDSGLPHDLLGFEPPELDRIDESQLPEQTPLVLDADASQRQCIAAALEGRSFVMSGPPGTGKSQTITNMIASLMHAGRSVLFVSEKAAALDVVCNRLRGVGLGDFVLTLHSGGTSKKSVAMELARVLTTEVRVTGAAAHELERARRLRTELSAYAAAMNEIRQPLQRTLHDVLGRLVLLELDGTPQVSLGQSGAQTVRTLDAGALHDLMAAAEAVSRAWRPAAEGERFPWRGLVGASALAVAEQADDALGAVRAAAARHPFAAVVDPPRTLHDVHQAISALRGGLPGHGGAAEGGGLPEDVTGSLAQLADLFGMPKPDTPQAAFALLELADLTSAAHRPPAHWFTAGTLARVHEAAQELRHALAAEAEARAAVDNVFGEQVLTAADLPDVARRFAEQHRGLMTRMFSSQFKADRQAVTALTRTGMWDRSLPALLPQALAWQQAAAEVRRLADQHGVLLARYTPRTPADLPALDQALTTAARIAELTMTAERAEAPATRLADGSPQDELPHLLAESVRKSLGSWCDETEARAARWSRSVTALLDLFDASRRAQLSPLLMGSLDQAHEVVHGLLDDPQGPQEWQAYRDGMAVLARHGADDLVPRSVERGVSAGQLPSVVEQAVLKSWAEALLSTDDRLRTNRSADLDARIADFREADRRLVAAARGAVIEACNKRRPRRSDVGDGRVITREAEKKTRHMPVRELLGRTRDVVQRVKPCFMMSPLTVSQFLPADYRFDVVIFDEASQVRPSDAINCIYRGHSLIVAGDAKQLPPTSFFDSSVQDDSDEYDEDVPDSFESLLDACKAGAMQELPLRWHYRSRHEDLITFSNRSFYENSMVTFPGALERGNDVGVAFYRVDGVYDRGGRRDNRTEAQFVAERVIHHFDTRPGGSLGVVALSQAQASAIEQAVQQARVLRPDLNDRFTEDRLDGFFVKNLESVQGDERDVMIMSVGYGPDEHGRLGLNFGPINKDGGWRRLNVAVTRARYRMEVVASFRGNALADSPNESVQHLKRYLQYAENGPAVLALDLMQGDAEPDSPFEESVLRVLRDWGYQVQPQVGVAGYRIDIGLRHPRFPGSYALGIECDGAMYHSSKAARDRDRLREEVLTGLGWRLHRIWGTDWYRGRDAAEQRLRQAVELAVTEGPVAAGEMVADTIGAGSAQDSGPAAARAADVEPEVEPGEVPGQGFAAAVPHRPVPVEHERVPVTAPERPWSRSYETYDGAVNSPYELHTPQARPALERFLLLVVMAEGPVHEDLIVQRARDAWGVVRAGTRIRDNIGTVLAGLCRARAIAVDDGFFEMVGGEELKARSPEHGTPRKFAHIAPAERRLALYELAAECPGMSQEELVRQACEFFGWRRVTKDVRAGLQTDIDALCRQGKLTSSSNRITAVR, from the coding sequence ATGCTCGACCGGCCGACGACCGGCACCGCACGCCCCGGTAGTAGCGACCCTGGTCTCGACCGGTTGAGGGCTGTTCTCGACGGCTGGCGCAAGTCCCTGCTCGACCTGGGCGGCCAGAACCGGCTGCTGAACTTCCGGCACGCCAGGAACAGCACCCTGGAGCTGACATTCCCAGACGCCGCCACCGTGCTGTCCGGTTTGGCGGCGGGCTGGGAGTTCGCCAGGGTCAAGGCGGAGCCGGAAGACGATGAGGGCACGCCCGGGCCCTCTGCCGGGCGTGCCCTGGACCGCTCGCCCGGACTGCTGACCCAGAAGACCACCCAGGCATCCTTGGAAGCCGCTCTCCACCAGCTGCGCAGCAAGTCCGGCCAGGTGTTCAACGACTACGGCCTGTGGGTGCTGTGGCTGGGCGTCGGCATGCTGCGATGGCGGGAGAACGGCGCCGAGGAGAGCAGTCTGGCACCTGTGCTGCTCGTTCCGGTCGAGCTACGCCGGGATCGCCGCGGCAGCCTCCGCCTGCACCCGGCCGAGGAACAGGAGCGCATCCACAATCCGGCGCTCGCGGTGAAGCTGGAGCGGCTGGGCGTGGACTGGGGGCCGGTGGCCGCCACCGATGTCTGGGACGTGCCTGCCGTCATCGCCGCCGCCCGAGAGGTCGCCGCCACCCAGCAACGGTGGGCAGTCGAGGAGCGGGTGGTCCTCGGGCTGTTCGCCTCCCACAAGGAGGCCATGTACCGGGACCTGCAGCAGAACGAGCAGCAGATCCTGGACCACCCGCTCGTACGTGCCGTGGCGCTGGGCCCCGACTCCGGCCTCCCGCACGATCTGCTCGGCTTCGAGCCGCCGGAGCTGGACCGCATCGACGAGAGCCAGCTGCCCGAGCAGACGCCGCTTGTCCTGGACGCGGACGCATCCCAGCGGCAGTGCATCGCCGCTGCGCTCGAGGGGCGTTCGTTCGTGATGAGCGGACCGCCCGGCACCGGCAAGAGCCAGACCATCACCAACATGATTGCCTCGCTGATGCACGCTGGTCGCAGCGTGCTGTTCGTCAGTGAGAAGGCGGCAGCCCTCGACGTGGTGTGCAACCGTCTGCGCGGGGTCGGCCTCGGCGACTTCGTCCTGACCCTGCACAGTGGCGGCACCTCGAAGAAGTCCGTTGCCATGGAGCTCGCGCGGGTGCTGACCACGGAGGTCAGGGTCACCGGAGCAGCCGCACACGAACTGGAGCGGGCGCGCCGGCTGCGTACGGAGCTGTCCGCCTACGCCGCCGCGATGAACGAGATCCGGCAACCGCTGCAACGGACCCTGCATGACGTTCTGGGACGACTGGTACTCCTGGAACTCGACGGCACGCCACAGGTATCGCTGGGGCAGAGTGGCGCGCAGACGGTGCGTACTCTCGATGCGGGAGCCCTCCACGACCTCATGGCGGCCGCGGAAGCCGTCAGCCGTGCCTGGCGCCCGGCCGCTGAGGGGGAGAGGTTTCCGTGGCGTGGGCTGGTGGGTGCCTCCGCGCTCGCTGTCGCGGAGCAGGCCGATGACGCGCTGGGGGCCGTACGTGCCGCGGCCGCGCGCCACCCGTTCGCGGCGGTGGTGGACCCGCCACGTACCCTTCACGATGTACACCAGGCCATCAGCGCCCTGCGCGGGGGACTGCCCGGGCACGGCGGTGCCGCAGAGGGTGGCGGCCTCCCGGAGGACGTCACCGGGTCACTCGCCCAGCTCGCCGATCTCTTCGGCATGCCGAAGCCGGATACGCCCCAGGCCGCGTTCGCACTGTTGGAGCTGGCCGACCTGACCTCGGCCGCCCACCGCCCGCCGGCCCACTGGTTCACCGCCGGCACCTTGGCCCGGGTGCACGAGGCGGCGCAGGAGTTGCGTCATGCGCTCGCCGCCGAGGCCGAGGCCCGGGCCGCCGTGGACAACGTCTTCGGTGAGCAGGTCCTCACTGCGGCCGACCTGCCCGACGTGGCACGGCGTTTCGCGGAGCAGCACCGAGGTCTGATGACCCGAATGTTCTCCTCCCAGTTCAAGGCCGACCGCCAGGCCGTCACCGCCCTCACCCGGACCGGTATGTGGGACAGGTCGCTGCCCGCCCTGCTGCCGCAGGCTCTGGCCTGGCAACAGGCCGCCGCCGAGGTCAGGCGCCTTGCCGACCAGCACGGCGTGCTGCTGGCCCGCTACACCCCCCGGACCCCGGCGGACCTCCCGGCTCTCGACCAGGCCCTGACCACCGCGGCCCGTATAGCCGAACTGACCATGACGGCCGAGCGGGCAGAGGCGCCCGCGACCCGTCTGGCTGACGGGTCGCCGCAGGACGAACTGCCGCACCTGCTCGCCGAGAGCGTGCGGAAGTCACTTGGCTCGTGGTGTGATGAGACGGAGGCGAGGGCCGCCCGCTGGTCCCGGTCCGTCACCGCACTGCTCGACCTGTTCGACGCCTCTCGCCGGGCCCAGCTCTCTCCCCTGCTGATGGGCTCGCTCGACCAGGCCCACGAGGTGGTGCACGGGCTGCTCGACGACCCGCAGGGCCCGCAGGAGTGGCAGGCGTATCGCGACGGCATGGCCGTGCTGGCCCGCCACGGCGCCGACGACCTGGTGCCCCGCTCGGTCGAGCGCGGCGTCTCGGCCGGGCAGCTTCCCTCGGTGGTCGAGCAGGCGGTGCTCAAGTCCTGGGCGGAGGCCCTCCTGTCCACCGACGACAGGCTGCGCACCAACCGCTCCGCCGACCTGGACGCACGGATCGCGGACTTCCGGGAAGCCGACCGCCGTCTGGTCGCAGCGGCGCGCGGAGCCGTCATCGAGGCGTGTAACAAGCGCCGGCCCCGCCGATCGGACGTGGGGGACGGCCGAGTGATCACCCGCGAGGCCGAGAAGAAGACGCGCCATATGCCGGTCCGTGAACTCCTCGGCCGCACCCGGGACGTGGTGCAGCGGGTGAAGCCCTGCTTCATGATGAGCCCGCTCACCGTCAGCCAGTTCCTGCCCGCCGACTACCGCTTCGACGTGGTGATCTTCGACGAGGCCTCTCAGGTCCGCCCAAGCGATGCGATCAACTGCATCTACCGCGGGCACTCCCTCATTGTTGCCGGGGACGCCAAACAGCTGCCGCCCACATCGTTCTTCGACTCCTCTGTCCAGGACGACTCCGACGAGTACGACGAGGATGTCCCCGACTCCTTCGAGTCCCTCCTGGACGCCTGCAAGGCGGGTGCCATGCAGGAGCTTCCGCTGCGCTGGCACTACCGCAGTCGCCACGAGGACCTGATCACCTTCAGCAACCGTTCGTTCTACGAGAACTCCATGGTGACCTTCCCCGGTGCCCTGGAGCGGGGGAACGACGTAGGCGTCGCGTTCTACCGGGTGGACGGCGTCTACGATCGGGGCGGGCGTCGCGACAACCGGACGGAGGCGCAGTTCGTCGCCGAGCGGGTCATCCATCATTTCGACACACGTCCGGGCGGCAGCCTCGGGGTCGTGGCGCTCTCCCAGGCCCAGGCCTCGGCGATCGAGCAAGCGGTTCAGCAGGCCCGGGTTCTCCGTCCCGACCTGAACGACCGCTTCACCGAGGACCGGCTCGACGGCTTCTTCGTCAAGAACCTGGAGTCCGTGCAGGGCGACGAACGAGACGTCATGATCATGTCGGTCGGCTATGGGCCCGACGAGCACGGCAGGCTCGGTCTGAACTTCGGCCCCATCAACAAGGATGGCGGCTGGCGGCGCCTGAACGTGGCCGTCACCCGCGCCCGCTACCGCATGGAGGTCGTCGCGTCCTTCCGCGGAAACGCGCTCGCCGACAGCCCCAACGAGAGCGTGCAGCACCTCAAGCGGTACCTGCAGTACGCGGAGAACGGTCCTGCCGTCCTCGCGCTGGACCTGATGCAGGGCGATGCCGAGCCGGACAGCCCTTTCGAGGAGTCCGTCCTGCGCGTACTGCGTGACTGGGGCTACCAGGTGCAGCCGCAGGTCGGCGTCGCCGGCTACCGCATCGACATCGGCCTGCGCCATCCCCGGTTCCCCGGCTCGTACGCGCTCGGCATCGAGTGTGACGGGGCCATGTACCACTCATCCAAGGCGGCCCGTGACCGGGATCGGCTGCGGGAAGAGGTACTCACGGGTCTGGGATGGCGGCTCCACCGCATCTGGGGGACGGACTGGTACCGAGGTCGGGACGCCGCCGAGCAGCGGCTGCGCCAGGCGGTGGAGCTGGCCGTCACCGAGGGCCCGGTAGCGGCGGGTGAGATGGTGGCGGACACCATCGGGGCGGGGAGCGCTCAGGACTCCGGGCCCGCCGCGGCGCGGGCCGCTGATGTCGAGCCGGAGGTGGAGCCGGGTGAAGTCCCAGGACAGGGGTTCGCCGCCGCCGTGCCGCACCGCCCGGTCCCGGTGGAGCACGAGCGCGTTCCGGTCACAGCGCCAGAACGACCGTGGAGCCGCTCATACGAGACGTATGACGGTGCCGTCAATTCTCCGTACGAACTGCACACGCCTCAGGCCAGACCCGCCCTGGAACGCTTCTTGCTCCTGGTGGTAATGGCCGAGGGTCCCGTACACGAGGACCTGATCGTCCAGCGCGCCCGGGACGCCTGGGGAGTCGTCCGGGCGGGCACGCGAATCCGCGACAACATCGGCACCGTCCTGGCCGGGCTGTGTCGGGCGCGTGCGATCGCCGTCGACGACGGGTTCTTCGAGATGGTCGGCGGGGAGGAACTGAAGGCCCGCTCTCCGGAGCACGGCACGCCGCGCAAGTTCGCCCATATCGCTCCGGCTGAGCGCCGCCTTGCCCTGTACGAATTGGCAGCCGAGTGCCCTGGCATGTCGCAGGAGGAACTGGTCCGCCAGGCGTGCGAGTTCTTCGGTTGGCGGCGCGTGACCAAGGACGTCCGCGCCGGCCTGCAGACCGACATCGACGCGTTGTGCCGGCAGGGGAAGCTCACCTCCTCCTCCAACCGCATCACCGCGGTGCGCTGA
- the rox gene encoding rifampin monooxygenase, whose translation MIDVIVVGGGPTGLMLASELRLHGVQVVVLERLTEPTEQSRGQGLHARSVEMMDQRGLLDRFLAVSEKFQVGGLFGGIAKPWPDRLDTAHPYGLATPQPVTERLLGERAVELGTEIRRGHEVVGLSQDEYGVTAELADGTRLRSRYLVGCDGGRSTVRKALGVGFPGQAATVETLLGEMRLTEEPATVEAVVAEVRRTQLRFGATPLGDGVYRVVVPAEGVSEDRAVPPTLEEFRRQLRATAGTDFGAHSPRWLSRFGDATRQAESYLVGRVLLAGDAAHIHPPTGGQGLNLGIQDAFNLGWKLAAEVNGWAPRGLLESYHTERHPVGARVLDSTRAQIALLRTDPGAAALRALFTTLMDFEEVNRYVTEMITAVGVRYDFGEGHELLGRRMRDVGLKRGRLYGLMHGGRGLLLDQTGRLSVEGWADRVDHVADVSEELDAPAVLLRPDGHVAWVGDDQRDLLDHLPRWFGAPTD comes from the coding sequence GTGATCGACGTGATCGTGGTCGGCGGCGGGCCGACCGGCTTGATGCTGGCCAGTGAGCTGCGGCTGCACGGGGTGCAGGTGGTCGTGCTGGAGCGGCTGACCGAGCCGACCGAGCAGTCCCGTGGGCAGGGCCTGCACGCGCGCAGCGTGGAGATGATGGACCAGCGGGGTCTGCTGGACCGGTTCCTCGCGGTCAGTGAGAAGTTCCAGGTGGGCGGTCTCTTCGGCGGCATCGCCAAGCCGTGGCCGGACCGGTTGGACACGGCGCACCCGTATGGTCTCGCCACCCCGCAGCCGGTCACCGAGCGGCTGCTGGGCGAGCGCGCGGTGGAACTCGGCACCGAGATCCGGCGTGGCCACGAGGTGGTCGGGCTGAGCCAGGACGAGTACGGGGTCACCGCGGAGCTGGCCGACGGCACCCGGCTGCGCTCGCGCTACCTCGTCGGCTGCGACGGCGGCCGGAGCACGGTGCGCAAGGCGCTCGGCGTGGGCTTTCCCGGCCAGGCCGCCACGGTCGAGACGCTGCTGGGCGAGATGCGGCTGACCGAGGAGCCGGCGACGGTCGAGGCGGTGGTCGCGGAGGTCCGCAGGACGCAGCTGCGGTTCGGCGCCACCCCCCTCGGGGACGGGGTGTACCGCGTCGTCGTGCCGGCCGAGGGGGTGTCCGAGGACCGCGCGGTCCCGCCGACCCTGGAGGAGTTCCGGCGGCAGTTGCGGGCCACCGCGGGCACCGACTTCGGCGCCCACTCGCCGCGCTGGCTCTCCCGGTTCGGGGACGCCACCCGGCAGGCCGAGAGCTACCTGGTCGGTCGGGTGCTGCTGGCCGGCGACGCGGCGCACATCCACCCGCCGACCGGTGGGCAGGGGCTCAACCTCGGGATCCAGGACGCGTTCAACCTCGGCTGGAAGCTGGCCGCCGAGGTCAACGGCTGGGCACCGAGGGGGCTGCTGGAGAGCTACCACACCGAGCGGCACCCGGTGGGCGCGCGGGTGCTGGACAGCACCCGCGCGCAGATCGCCCTGCTGCGCACCGATCCGGGGGCGGCCGCGCTGCGGGCGCTGTTCACGACGCTGATGGACTTCGAGGAGGTCAACCGGTACGTGACCGAGATGATCACCGCGGTCGGGGTCCGCTACGACTTCGGCGAGGGGCACGAACTGCTCGGCCGGCGGATGCGGGACGTGGGGCTGAAGCGGGGGCGGCTGTACGGGCTGATGCACGGGGGCCGCGGGTTGCTGCTCGACCAGACCGGGCGGCTCTCCGTGGAGGGCTGGGCGGACCGGGTCGACCACGTCGCCGACGTCAGTGAGGAACTGGACGCGCCCGCGGTGCTGCTGCGCCCGGACGGCCACGTGGCGTGGGTCGGTGACGACCAGCGGGACCTGCTCGACCACCTGCCCAGGTGGTTCGGCGCCCCCACCGACTGA
- a CDS encoding LacI family DNA-binding transcriptional regulator, with product MADVARLAGVSPQTVSRVSNGHSSVVESTRQQVLAAMRELGYRPNSAARALKRGEFRTIGVITFTLSTTGNMRTLEAIATSAAEEGYATTLLPVAAPTQDEVRGAFTRLDELAVDACIVIMEKHLLDATTVYLPPGVQVVVADSDAGERYSVVDTDQAGGARAAVRHLLDLGHRTVWHLAGPEESFAAQRRADAWRSTLREADRAVPELLRGDWTSESGYRAGLRLADEPDCTAVFAANDQMALGLLRGLHDRGRSVPHDLSVVGFDDIPEAGSFIPPLTTVHQDFAQIGRLLVDGALRQLRNESPERGTTIVPTHLVERASTAPPPDAGRRRAPEPSA from the coding sequence ATGGCGGACGTCGCGCGGCTGGCCGGAGTCTCCCCGCAGACCGTCTCGCGCGTCTCCAACGGGCACTCCTCGGTGGTGGAGTCCACCCGGCAGCAGGTCCTCGCCGCGATGCGGGAACTGGGCTACCGGCCGAACAGCGCGGCCCGGGCGCTCAAGCGCGGCGAGTTCCGCACCATCGGAGTGATCACCTTCACCCTGTCCACCACCGGCAACATGCGCACCCTGGAGGCCATCGCCACCTCCGCCGCCGAGGAGGGCTACGCCACCACGCTGCTGCCGGTGGCCGCCCCGACGCAGGACGAGGTCCGCGGCGCCTTCACCCGGCTCGACGAACTGGCCGTCGACGCCTGCATCGTGATCATGGAGAAGCACCTGCTCGACGCGACCACCGTCTACCTGCCGCCCGGCGTGCAGGTGGTGGTCGCCGACTCCGACGCCGGAGAGCGCTACAGCGTGGTCGACACCGACCAGGCCGGCGGCGCCCGCGCGGCCGTCCGCCACCTCCTCGACCTCGGGCACCGCACCGTGTGGCACCTCGCCGGACCGGAGGAGTCCTTCGCCGCCCAGCGCCGGGCCGACGCCTGGCGGAGCACGCTGCGCGAGGCCGACCGCGCGGTGCCCGAGCTGCTCCGCGGCGACTGGACCTCCGAGTCCGGCTACCGCGCCGGCCTGCGGCTGGCCGACGAACCCGACTGCACCGCGGTCTTCGCGGCCAACGACCAGATGGCTCTCGGCCTGCTGCGCGGGCTGCACGACCGCGGCCGCTCCGTCCCGCACGACCTGAGCGTGGTGGGGTTCGACGACATCCCGGAGGCCGGCTCCTTCATCCCGCCGCTCACCACCGTGCACCAGGACTTCGCCCAGATAGGCCGCCTCCTGGTGGACGGCGCGCTGCGCCAGCTGCGCAACGAGTCCCCGGAACGGGGCACCACCATCGTCCCCACCCACCTCGTCGAACGCGCCAGTACCGCCCCACCGCCCGACGCCGGCCGCCGGCGCGCGCCGGAGCCTTCCGCCTAG